Genomic DNA from Gemmatimonadaceae bacterium:
GGGGAGCCGACGGTGCTGCGCGCGGCGGAGGCGGTGGTGTCGCTGCTGTGGCACGAGCTGCTCTGCGTGCTGATCCTGTTCGTGAGCTGGCTGCACGTGCGCACGTCGCCGAACCGGCTGTCTTTCCAGGCGCTGCTCACGTACTGGGCGGTGCTCCAGGTGGCGAAGCTGAACATCTTCCTCGGGGTGGCGAATCCCGGGGCGCGGTTCCTGCCGCCGCACCTGCAGTTCCTGCTGTCCTACTATGGCCCGCCGGAGAACACCGGCTGGCTGCCGGTGTCGTTCTTCACGGCGATGGGGATCGCGCTGATCTTCTGGTGGCGCGGCTGGCAGGCGCAGGATGCGTTCCTGCGGCAGGGGCGGGCGCTGCTGGCGATGCTGGTGGCGCTGGCCGCAGTGGAGTATGCGCTGCTGGGGGTGCACAGCGATGCGCCGCTGTGGGAGGTGTTCCTGAAGGCACGCGGGTTCTAGTGGCGTGTAATCGAAGTTCCGGACGCAGTCGCCGGTCGGGGCATCCCGGCTGGCGGCATTGAAGATCCTCGCAATACCGCCGGTATTGCTGCGGTTTTCGGCTGGCCAGCCAGGCGCCGCATCCGGCTTTGTGCTATCCGAACTTCGATTACACGCCACTAGTCGCGACGGTCTCCGGAGGTCGTGGAAGATCGTGAACCTTGTTGAAGGTCTTCCATGAAAGCGACGGAAGGCGTCACTCGTACCGCAGCGCCTCCACCGGATCCCGCCGCGCGGCGCGATTCGCCGGGATCAGCCCGAACAACATCCCGACCACGATCGACGACACCACGGCCACCAGCGTCAGCGTCACCGGGAAGCCGGTCGAGATGTCGAGCAGCATCGTCACCAGCCAGCCCAGCGCGGCACCGGTGAGCACGCCGATCACGCCGCCGATGCCGGTCAGCGTCGCGGCCTCAACGAGGAATTGCGTCCGGATGTCGCCGGTCGTCGCCCCCAGCGCCTTCCGCAAGCCGATCTCCTTCGTGCGGTCGGTGACCGACACCATCATGATCGCCATCACGCCGATGCCGCCCACCATCAGTGCCACGCTCGAGAGCACGATCAGCACCAGGAAGAACACGCTGGTCAGGCTGTTGAAGGTGTCCAGCACCTGGTCCTGCGTGACGAGGTCGAAGGTGTTGAGGTCGCGCGGCCGCAGCTTGCGCCCGCTGCGCAGCGCGACCGTCACGCTCGCCTGCGCATCCGCGACGGTCACGCCGGCGCGCGGCTTCACGGGGATCCAGAGCCCATTCGTCTTGTCCAGCTGGAACTGCGTGTCGAGCATGCGGAACGGCACGATCGCGCCGATCTCGGAGCCGGGGGGCGAGAAGATGTTGGCGGGCTGGATGTAGACGCCGATCACGCGCGCCGGCCGCCCACCCACACGCACCGTCTTGCCCAGCGGGTCGATGCGGCCGAAGACCTTGTCGGCGATCGCATCGCGCAGCACCACCACCGCGTCGCCACTCGCCACCTCGGCGCGCGTGAACCAGCGCCCGGACGCGAGCTCGCCGCCCTGGATGGCCGTGAAGCCCTCGTCGGCGCCGAACACGGACACGCTCTGGGTGCGCGTCCCCTCGTACTCCACCCGGACCAGCGTCTGGCCCCAGAGTGACGCATACTGGATCTCCGGCAGCGCACGGATCCGGGCCGCCTCCTCCTCGACCAGGTCGGGCCGGATGCGGATGTGCTTCGGCAGCCGGTTCGGGTCGACCGGCGTCTGCGAGAACACCTTCAGCACGTAGAAGGTCGTCGGGCCGGCCACCTCGATCGAGTGCACGATCTGGTCCCGGATGCCCTGCACGAGGCTCGCCATGGTCATCACCGTGGAGACGCCGATCACCACGCCGAGGATCGTGAGCGCCGACCGGAGCTTGCTGGCGCGGATCGCCGCCACGGCGACGGCGATGTTCTGCCCGAGCTGCGTGATCACGCGCGTCGCACTCATCGGCCGGCCTCCCTACTCGGCGCGCAGCGCATCGATGGGGTCGAGCCGCGCGGCCCGCGCCGCCGGATAGACCCCGAACAGCACCCCCACGCCCGCGCCAAGCGCCAGCGCGGCGCCCACCGACCACGGCGTCACGCGGGCCGGCAGCGGCGACAGCGACGACACCAGCCACGCCAGCACGGCGCCCAGCGACAGCCCGAGCACGCCGCCCAGCACCGAGACGAACACCGACTCGGCGAGGAACTGCCGGCGGATGTCGGCGCGGGTCGCGCCCACGGCCATCCGGATCCCGATCTCGCGCGTGCGCTCGGTGACCGACATCAGCATGATGTTCATGATCACCACCCCGCCGACGACGATCCCGATGGCCACCACCGCGGGGATGATCGAGAACAGTGTCTTCGTGAGCTTCCGCCAGAACGCCACCAGCGCATCGGCGGTCTCGATCGTGAAGTCGTCGGCCTCACCCGGGCGGAGCCGGTGGGCCAGGCGCATCGCCTCCTGCGCGCGGTTCATCGCGGCCGGCATGGTGGCGGGGTCGGTGACCTTCACGCTGATGGTGGTGGTGAGCCGCCGGCCGTAGAGCGCCTCGAACGCCGGGATCGGGATCAGCACGAAGCCGTCGAAGCTCTGGCCGAGCACGCGCCCCTTGGGCGCCACCACGCCCGAGACGGTGAAGAGCTGCCCCTTGATGCGCACCGACTGGCCGATGGGATCCACCCCGTCGAAGAGGTGCGTCGCGATGTCGTTCCCGATCACGACCACCCGCCGGCGCTCGCGGACGTCGAGGTCGGTGAGCGGCTGGCCGGACTCGAAGGTGTAGTCCTGCACGCGCTGGAAGTCCGCGGTCACGCCGAAGATGGTGGCGCTGCCCACCAGCCGGTCGCGCCACTCGATGTCGGCCAGCGGGGTTGGCCAGCCCGACTGCAGGCTGATGGCGGCGGCGTCCGGCAGGGCCTCCCGGATCACGGCGGCGTCGCGGAGCGTGATCCGGGGCCGCTTGCGGATGCGGAGCAGCATCTCGTCGTCGATGAGCCCCAGCGAGATCGGGCCGCGACGGACCTGGAAGACGTCCTTGCCGATCATGGAGCCGGCGACCTGCTCGCTGACATACGCGTTCATCCCGTTGATGATCGCGATCACCGCGACGAGGAATGCCACGGACACCATGATGCCGAGCAGCGTGAAGAACGCGCGGAACCGGTTCGCGCGCAGCTGCGTGAAGGCAATGAGGAAGACGTCGTTCAGGCGCACCCGGGAAAGCTATCGTCGCCCGACCGCTCCGGTGGGTGCGCCACCCGGCGCGCGCGGCTGGAAGCGGGGGCAGTCCCCCGGGAGCCGGCCGCTACTCGTACCGCAACGCCACCACCGGGTCCAGCCGCGCGGCGCGGAAGGCGGGGATGATGCCGAAGAGCACGCCGGTGAGGATGCTGCCCCCGATCGCCGCGACCACGGACAGCAGCGGGATCTCGGCGGGGATCGGGAAGGCGCTCCGCACGCCGAACGCCACCAGGGCGCCGAGGGCGAGGCCGATGGCACCACCGATGCCGGTGAGCGTGGCGGCCTCCACCAGGAACTGCCACAGGATGATGCCGGCGGTCGCACCGAGGGCCTTTCGCACCCCGATCTCGCGGGTGCGCTCGGTGACGCTGATCATCATGATCGCCACCACGCCGACGCCGCCCACGAGCAGGCCCACCGCGGAGAGCGAGAGCATCACGATGAAGAAGGTGCCGACGATCTTGTTGTAGGTCTCGAGGATCTTGTCCTGCGTGATGATGTTGAAGTTGTTCTCGGTCGCGGGGCGCAGCCGGCGGCGGGCGCGCAGCGAGGAGGTGACCTCGTCGATGGCCTGGTCGCGGCTCACGCCGTCGCGGGGCCGCACGGCGATGTTCACCCAGCGGGGCTGGGCGTTCAGCGCGGTGATGGCCGCCTGCATCGGCATGCTGACCACCGCGTCGTTGTCATTGCCGAGCGGGTTGAGCGGCTTGTCGTAGAGGCCGATGACCTCGAACGGCACGTTGCCGATGGTGACTTGCTTGCCGATCGGGTCGCTGTCGCCGAACAGCTTCTCGCGCATGGTCCGGTTGATCACGGCCACGCGGGCGCCGGCACTGTTCTCGGCGTCGGTCCAGGAGCGGCCGGCCACGATGTTGCCGCCGTCGACCATCAGCCAGTCGGTGCTGAACGCCTGCACCTGCACCGACGAGAGGAACTGCGCGCGGTAGCGGGCGGCGGCGCTGGTGTTGATCTGCGTGATGACGGTGCGGATCGACGGCAGGCCCCGGAACGACTCCGCCTCGGCCACGGTCAGCCGCGGGTTGCGGCGCCACTTGCAGGTGTCCTCGCTGCCGTCGCAGGCCTCGAAGCTGATCGGGTTGCGCGTGACGTAGAACGTGTTCGGGCCGGCGGCCGCGATGTCGCGGGTGACGGCGCTGTTGATGCCCGTGATCATCGCGCCGATCGCGACCACCACGAACACCCCCACCGACACCCCGAGAATGGTGAGGCCGGCGCGCACCTTGTTCGCCCGGATCGACTCGAGGGCGATGCCCACGCCCTCGATCGTGCCGCTGATGGTGGTCTTCATCGACATGCGGTCACTCCGAGCGAAGGGCGACGACCGGATCCAGCCGGCTGGCGCGTGAGGCGGGGTATACGCCCGCCATGATGCCGACCCCGGCGCCGACGACGACGGCCAGGATCACCGACCAGAGCGCGATCGCGGCCGGCAGCGGCGTGACGGACGAGATCACCTTCGCGAGCACGGCGCCCAGCCCCACACCGATGGCGGCGCCGAGGATCGAGAGGGTGGTGGATTCCACCAGGAACTGGGCCATGATGTCACGCCGCCGAGCCCCCAGCGACTTGCGCACGCCGATCTCGCGGGTGCGCTCGGCCACCGCCACCAGCATGATGTTCATGATCACGATCGCGCCCACGATCAGGCCGATCGCCGGCAGCACGACGCCGGCCAGCACGAGGTACTGCTTGATCTTGGCGAAGAAGGTCAGCGCGGAGCTGGAGGTCTCGAGCACGAAGTTGTCCTTCTGGCCCGGCCGCAGCTTCCGCACCGACCGCATGACCTCGCGCACGTCCTCCATGGTGCTGTTCATCACGGCTTCCGACGGGCTCTTGATCATCACCGCGTCGATCACGCCCTTCTGCCGGTTGGTGAGCCGGCGGAGCGGGGAGTTGTACGGGGCGACCACGAACTTGTCGAAGGAGATGCCGAGGGCGCTGCCCTGCGACTCGGCCACGCCGATGACGGTGTACGGCAGGTTGCCGAGGCGCAGCTCCTTGCCGACCGGGTCCACGTTCGGGAAGAAGTGGTCCTTCACGTCCTTGCCGATGACCACCACCAGCGACCCCATCGCATCTTCCTGCGGGGAGAAGACGCGGCCGCTGGTCACGCCCATCTTCTTGATCTCGAAGTAGTTGCGCGTGGTGTTGACGGCGTTCACGCCCTTCGGCCGCCCGGTGAGGGTGGTGGCCGTGACGCCACCGTCGGAGCTCATCGGGGCCCAGACGATGCCGTCCGGCAGTCCCTCGGTGATCGCCGGTACGTCGGCCTCCATCAGCCGTGGCCGGCGCTGCCACTCCAGCCACTCCTCCTCCGTCACGTTGCCGAGGTTCACGTTCGGCCGGCTGCGCACCTCGAACGTGTTCACCGCCAGCAGCTTGCCAACGAGGTCGTCCTGCATGTAGCGGCTCATCCCCTCGACGATGCTGACGACGGCGATGAGGAAGGTGACGCCGATGCAGACGCCGAGCATGGTGAAGAAGCTCTTCAGCTTCTGCGTGCGGATGGTCTGCAGGGCGAGGAGGACGGCCTCGAAGAGCGGCATCTCAGTGCCCCGCGCCGGTGTGCAGGCGGCTGCGGAACACGTCGCCGCTGTCGTCGCTGGCGATGATGCCGTCACGCAGCACCACCACGCGCCGGGCGTGAGCGGCGATGTCCGGCTCGTGGGTCACCATGATCACGGTCTGGCCCTGCGCGGCGAGGCTCTCGAACACGCGCATGATCTCCTCGGAGGTCTGCGAGTCGAGGTTGCCGGTGGGCTCGTCGGCGAGGAGGATCGAGGGCTCGTTCACGAGGGCGCGCGCGATCGCGACGCGCTGGCGCTGGCCGCCGGAGAGCTCGTTCGGCTTGTGGGACATGCGCTCGGCGAGCTGCACGCGCGCGAGTGCGTGCGCCGCGCGCTTCTTCCGCTCGCTGCTCGAGACGCCGGCGTAGACGAGCGGGAGTTCGACGTTCTGCAGCGCACTGGCGCGGGGCAGGAGGTTGAACGTCTGGAACACGAACCCGATCTCCTTGTTGCGCACGTGGGCCAGCGCATCGTCCGACATCTTGGAGACCTGCTGCCCGTTGAGCCAGTACTCGCCGCTGCTGGGCGTGTCGAGGCAGCCGATGAGGTTCATCAGCGTCGACTTGCCGGAGCCGGACGGGCCCATGATGGCCACGTACTCGTTGCGCCGCACGGCGAGGTCCACGCCGCGGAGGGCGCGCACGATCTCGCCCCCCATCTCGTACTGGCGGGTGATGCCGCGCGTGACGATGACCCAGTCCTTGTCCGGCGCCGCGCCCTGCGCCGCCGAGACGGCGCGGCGCTCGGCGGTGACCGTCAGAGACTCCGGCGCGAGGGGCCCGCTCATGCCTTCTTCCCCGGTGCCTTGGCCGAGTCGGCGGCCACTTCCTCCTTCACGGTGGCCCCGTCGCGCAGCTCGCGGATGGCCTGGTAGGTGCCGGAGACGATGCGGTCGCCGGCCTTCAGCCCGCCGAGCACCTCGAAGTAGCGGTCGCCGGCGATGCCGACCTTGACCGGCCGGAAGCTCACGGTGTTGCCGGCGTTGAGGATGAAGACGCCCTCCACGTCGCGCTTGCCGATCTGCTTCGCCGGCTTCTTGCCGCCCGGCGCCTGTGCCGTGTCGCCGCTCGCGATCGCCGAGTCCTCGCGCACGGTGAGCGCGATGATCGGGATCGACAGCACGCGCTGGCGCACGTCGGTGATGACCTTGGCCGTGGCCGAGAAGTCGGGGCGCGTCTCGCTCGGCGCGTTCACGAGCTGCACGACCACCTCGTAGTCCACGGCCTGGTCGGTGGTGGTGGCGGCGGTGGTCGCCTTCACCGAGCTGTTCGCGATGCGCACCACGCGGCCGATGAAGGTGGTGTCGGGGAAGGCGTCGATCTGCACGACGGCCGAGTCGCCGAGCTTGATCCGCGAGACGTCGGTCTCGTCGACCTTGATCTTGGTCTCGAGGATCGAGAGGTCGGAGATCGTCAGCAGGGTGGCGGCGTCCTTGTTGAGCGTGCCCTGGATGGCGGTCTCGCCGTTCTCGACGTTGAGCCGGGTGATGCGCCCCGACATCGGGGCCTGGATCGTGGTGCGGCTGAGGGCGAAGCGCGCGTCACGCACGGCGGCTTCGGACTGCTCGACGCTGAACTTCGCGGCATCGGAGAGCGCGGTGTTGACCTCGACCGCGGTGCGCAGC
This window encodes:
- a CDS encoding DUF3623 family protein, with the protein product MTPPRDVPVAPHAADRAPETTGRRGWIARAREHWSAVGKGTLAVVGFWWLVTGVIVALQRNEWTKLAAWVISTGVAIWATYVVHAERERRTPSAARRTFLASTAIWMWINVGLYGGWIVGPSQAASAAGEPTVLRAAEAVVSLLWHELLCVLILFVSWLHVRTSPNRLSFQALLTYWAVLQVAKLNIFLGVANPGARFLPPHLQFLLSYYGPPENTGWLPVSFFTAMGIALIFWWRGWQAQDAFLRQGRALLAMLVALAAVEYALLGVHSDAPLWEVFLKARGF
- a CDS encoding ABC transporter permease; amino-acid sequence: MSATRVITQLGQNIAVAVAAIRASKLRSALTILGVVIGVSTVMTMASLVQGIRDQIVHSIEVAGPTTFYVLKVFSQTPVDPNRLPKHIRIRPDLVEEEAARIRALPEIQYASLWGQTLVRVEYEGTRTQSVSVFGADEGFTAIQGGELASGRWFTRAEVASGDAVVVLRDAIADKVFGRIDPLGKTVRVGGRPARVIGVYIQPANIFSPPGSEIGAIVPFRMLDTQFQLDKTNGLWIPVKPRAGVTVADAQASVTVALRSGRKLRPRDLNTFDLVTQDQVLDTFNSLTSVFFLVLIVLSSVALMVGGIGVMAIMMVSVTDRTKEIGLRKALGATTGDIRTQFLVEAATLTGIGGVIGVLTGAALGWLVTMLLDISTGFPVTLTLVAVVSSIVVGMLFGLIPANRAARRDPVEALRYE
- a CDS encoding ABC transporter permease — translated: MRLNDVFLIAFTQLRANRFRAFFTLLGIMVSVAFLVAVIAIINGMNAYVSEQVAGSMIGKDVFQVRRGPISLGLIDDEMLLRIRKRPRITLRDAAVIREALPDAAAISLQSGWPTPLADIEWRDRLVGSATIFGVTADFQRVQDYTFESGQPLTDLDVRERRRVVVIGNDIATHLFDGVDPIGQSVRIKGQLFTVSGVVAPKGRVLGQSFDGFVLIPIPAFEALYGRRLTTTISVKVTDPATMPAAMNRAQEAMRLAHRLRPGEADDFTIETADALVAFWRKLTKTLFSIIPAVVAIGIVVGGVVIMNIMLMSVTERTREIGIRMAVGATRADIRRQFLAESVFVSVLGGVLGLSLGAVLAWLVSSLSPLPARVTPWSVGAALALGAGVGVLFGVYPAARAARLDPIDALRAE
- a CDS encoding ABC transporter permease — its product is MSMKTTISGTIEGVGIALESIRANKVRAGLTILGVSVGVFVVVAIGAMITGINSAVTRDIAAAGPNTFYVTRNPISFEACDGSEDTCKWRRNPRLTVAEAESFRGLPSIRTVITQINTSAAARYRAQFLSSVQVQAFSTDWLMVDGGNIVAGRSWTDAENSAGARVAVINRTMREKLFGDSDPIGKQVTIGNVPFEVIGLYDKPLNPLGNDNDAVVSMPMQAAITALNAQPRWVNIAVRPRDGVSRDQAIDEVTSSLRARRRLRPATENNFNIITQDKILETYNKIVGTFFIVMLSLSAVGLLVGGVGVVAIMMISVTERTREIGVRKALGATAGIILWQFLVEAATLTGIGGAIGLALGALVAFGVRSAFPIPAEIPLLSVVAAIGGSILTGVLFGIIPAFRAARLDPVVALRYE
- a CDS encoding ABC transporter permease; translated protein: MPLFEAVLLALQTIRTQKLKSFFTMLGVCIGVTFLIAVVSIVEGMSRYMQDDLVGKLLAVNTFEVRSRPNVNLGNVTEEEWLEWQRRPRLMEADVPAITEGLPDGIVWAPMSSDGGVTATTLTGRPKGVNAVNTTRNYFEIKKMGVTSGRVFSPQEDAMGSLVVVIGKDVKDHFFPNVDPVGKELRLGNLPYTVIGVAESQGSALGISFDKFVVAPYNSPLRRLTNRQKGVIDAVMIKSPSEAVMNSTMEDVREVMRSVRKLRPGQKDNFVLETSSSALTFFAKIKQYLVLAGVVLPAIGLIVGAIVIMNIMLVAVAERTREIGVRKSLGARRRDIMAQFLVESTTLSILGAAIGVGLGAVLAKVISSVTPLPAAIALWSVILAVVVGAGVGIMAGVYPASRASRLDPVVALRSE
- a CDS encoding ABC transporter ATP-binding protein, with translation MGGEIVRALRGVDLAVRRNEYVAIMGPSGSGKSTLMNLIGCLDTPSSGEYWLNGQQVSKMSDDALAHVRNKEIGFVFQTFNLLPRASALQNVELPLVYAGVSSSERKKRAAHALARVQLAERMSHKPNELSGGQRQRVAIARALVNEPSILLADEPTGNLDSQTSEEIMRVFESLAAQGQTVIMVTHEPDIAAHARRVVVLRDGIIASDDSGDVFRSRLHTGAGH
- a CDS encoding efflux RND transporter periplasmic adaptor subunit; translated protein: MTKGLKIGIAVAVVAGLGALGYVASQKNKNKAATVKIEAVEARDLVASVTASGQVRPRVKVDVSADITGRIIRLAVKEGDQVTKGQFLLQIDPQQYEAALQRSLAALASAKAQFAQARANFLQAKRNFDRSSEIKQATPTLISDEQLETLRTAVEVNTALSDAAKFSVEQSEAAVRDARFALSRTTIQAPMSGRITRLNVENGETAIQGTLNKDAATLLTISDLSILETKIKVDETDVSRIKLGDSAVVQIDAFPDTTFIGRVVRIANSSVKATTAATTTDQAVDYEVVVQLVNAPSETRPDFSATAKVITDVRQRVLSIPIIALTVREDSAIASGDTAQAPGGKKPAKQIGKRDVEGVFILNAGNTVSFRPVKVGIAGDRYFEVLGGLKAGDRIVSGTYQAIRELRDGATVKEEVAADSAKAPGKKA